A genomic window from Periweissella cryptocerci includes:
- a CDS encoding cysteine desulfurase family protein: MIYFDNSATTQADPTAVETYSKVSANIWGNPSSLHNFGEQAFNLLEQSRKQIADLLGVSLSEILFTSGGTEGDNWVIKGTAIEKRAFGKHLITSQVEHPAVQNSMEQLEQLGFEVTYLPVDSEGRVSAADVKAAIRPDTILVSIMGVNNEIGAIQPIDEIGDVLMDYPKIHFHVDAVQTVGKGLHDLVFHPRVDFATFSGHKFHAPRGIGFMYMKRGKRIAPLMTGGGQERNLRSGTENLPAIAAMAKALRLVLDDEADKVERERSIRQAIMDHIKDLPNVTLFSQANDHFAPHILTFSLDGVRGETIVHAFEEHGIYISTTSACSSKKEQASSTLMAMHTPEHLATSAVRVSLDASNTMAQAEEFIKVFDVLYDGFQKVFAKNLADAR; the protein is encoded by the coding sequence ATGATTTATTTTGATAACTCTGCGACGACACAAGCTGATCCAACAGCTGTCGAAACATATTCAAAGGTTTCAGCAAACATCTGGGGTAACCCAAGCTCGCTTCACAATTTTGGTGAACAAGCGTTTAATTTGTTGGAACAATCACGCAAGCAAATTGCTGATTTATTGGGAGTGTCATTGAGTGAAATTCTTTTCACCTCTGGTGGTACTGAAGGTGATAACTGGGTTATCAAGGGAACTGCGATTGAAAAGCGGGCCTTTGGGAAGCACTTGATTACGAGTCAAGTGGAACACCCAGCGGTTCAAAACTCGATGGAACAGCTGGAACAACTTGGCTTTGAGGTGACTTATTTGCCAGTTGATAGCGAAGGCCGTGTTTCAGCGGCTGATGTCAAAGCCGCAATTCGTCCTGATACCATCCTAGTTTCAATTATGGGCGTGAATAATGAAATTGGTGCTATTCAACCAATCGATGAAATCGGTGATGTGTTGATGGATTACCCAAAGATTCATTTTCACGTGGACGCGGTTCAAACCGTTGGGAAAGGATTGCATGATTTGGTATTCCACCCACGAGTTGATTTTGCGACGTTCTCTGGGCACAAATTCCATGCACCTCGCGGAATTGGATTTATGTATATGAAGCGTGGCAAGCGCATCGCTCCATTGATGACCGGTGGTGGCCAAGAACGTAACTTGCGTTCAGGGACAGAAAACTTACCCGCAATTGCTGCGATGGCCAAGGCGTTACGTTTAGTTCTTGATGACGAAGCGGATAAGGTTGAACGTGAACGCTCAATTCGTCAAGCAATCATGGACCACATTAAGGATTTGCCAAACGTGACTTTGTTCTCACAAGCCAATGACCACTTTGCGCCCCACATTTTGACATTCTCATTAGACGGTGTCCGTGGTGAAACAATTGTCCATGCTTTTGAAGAACACGGAATCTACATTTCAACGACTTCAGCCTGTTCAAGTAAAAAAGAACAAGCTTCAAGTACTTTGATGGCCATGCACACGCCTGAACACTTAGCAACTTCTGCCGTGCGAGTATCACTCGACGCCTCAAACACAATGGCGCAAGCTGAAGAATTTATTAAAGTGTTCGACGTTTTGTATGATGGATTTCAAAAAGTTTTCGCTAAGAACTTAGCCGACGCAAGATAA
- a CDS encoding MarR family winged helix-turn-helix transcriptional regulator: MENEIFESLFKIVNFLNDPRNDEQLLRKAGLKNDQNLLPIIVRVGMQPKINVGQLADQLGKTHSSTSRQIDKFVAQGLINAKYNETDKRIREVELSAEGQRVVALINNARSTMMQQVLNEFSPAEMIEIDGVLKKIAQMMAHVHD, encoded by the coding sequence ATGGAGAATGAAATATTTGAATCATTATTTAAAATTGTAAATTTTTTGAATGATCCCCGAAATGATGAGCAATTATTGAGAAAGGCCGGCTTGAAAAATGATCAGAATTTATTACCGATTATTGTTCGAGTGGGGATGCAGCCAAAAATAAATGTTGGGCAATTAGCTGATCAGTTGGGTAAAACGCACTCATCAACTAGTCGCCAAATTGATAAATTTGTAGCGCAAGGCTTAATTAACGCAAAGTATAACGAGACGGATAAAAGAATTCGTGAAGTTGAATTATCAGCTGAAGGCCAGCGGGTGGTTGCGTTGATTAATAATGCGCGTAGCACGATGATGCAACAGGTTTTGAATGAGTTTAGTCCAGCTGAAATGATTGAAATCGACGGTGTTTTAAAGAAAATTGCGCAAATGATGGCGCATGTCCATGACTAA
- a CDS encoding NAD(P)H-dependent oxidoreductase: protein MKNILVIFDHPYTADSYDDIPHNRSWSAKVYHELFLREESLGNHVDLIDLHADHFNPVVSKAELQNWRTRAESNPQIQDYQQRITQADEIFFIMPMWWELMPAMTKGFIDRVFTKRFLLGDASQNRNHSNRLTNLKAVHLISVQGTPKIIYTLLYKNALSNALLKGLFKKMGFKGRLKWHAVDGDAPDKKRQVALNKLIAKLK, encoded by the coding sequence ATGAAAAATATCTTAGTTATTTTTGACCACCCCTACACCGCTGATTCCTATGACGATATTCCCCACAATCGTAGCTGGAGTGCCAAGGTGTACCACGAGCTATTCCTCCGCGAAGAGTCACTTGGCAATCACGTTGACTTGATTGATTTACACGCTGACCACTTCAATCCCGTCGTGTCGAAAGCAGAATTACAAAACTGGCGTACGCGTGCGGAAAGCAATCCACAAATTCAAGACTATCAACAACGCATTACTCAGGCTGACGAAATTTTCTTCATTATGCCAATGTGGTGGGAACTAATGCCGGCGATGACGAAGGGCTTTATCGACCGCGTATTCACAAAACGCTTCCTGCTCGGCGATGCTAGCCAAAACCGCAACCATAGTAATCGTTTAACCAACTTAAAAGCAGTGCACCTAATTAGTGTGCAAGGTACCCCCAAGATTATCTACACGTTACTTTATAAAAATGCCCTCTCAAACGCCCTTTTAAAGGGACTCTTCAAAAAAATGGGCTTCAAAGGTCGTTTGAAGTGGCACGCAGTTGACGGCGACGCTCCGGATAAGAAACGTCAGGTGGCCCTCAACAAACTAATTGCAAAGTTAAAATAA
- a CDS encoding M1 family metallopeptidase, translated as MAEEFTHFITTFVPEHYAIELDINRATKTFGGHTTITGEALQTTVLIHQRGLKIGSVLVNGQPAKYHVDNTIDGIVIEVPTTGIVTFDIDYTATLTDTLMGIYPSYYEVDGIKKQVVLTQFESSAAREAFPSVDEPEAKAIFDIAIKFDEQPGETILGNMPEIDVIDGYHRFATTVRMSTYLIAFGFGELQGKTITTTSGVQVGVFATKAHAPAELDFSLDIAKRSIEFFEEYYQTPYPLPHSWQLAVPDFSFGAMENWGLVIYRESALLLDPANSSLDTKHRVATVVAHELAHQWFGDLVTMKWWDDLWLNESFANMMEYVAIDSLQPDWNIWESFQMGEVPMSLARDATDGVQSVHVEVKHPDEVNTLFDSAIVYAKGARMLVMARAMIGDAALRTGLKAYFAKHKYGNTIGEDLWTELSAASGQDVNAVMQTYLEQPGYPVVDVQVEEGQLVLTQQQFFIGAHKDSNRQWQIPLNGNYVDAAGIMTTQKLVVGDYAKLRKAAGEPFRLNIGNNSHFIVNYADDLLADIIEHADDLDDISKLQLLADMRLLAEGQQSSYAKIVPLLKRFADSESILVQQAITTIIGNLKKFVEPESSAEKRLQKLTGELSAGQVTRLGWTAKADDTNDDTRVRPLVLGAALYAENEVAVQKSHNLFAANRENLVSLPAHARALILRNEIVNYGSFELFEQLLDIYKHATDPSFKTDLSIAIPYISDNQAIEKIVALFQDNSVVKPQDLPTWYNALLGNAKGQQAAWDWARKEWDWIDEKLGGSMNYTAFVKLPANAFRTKARLTEFKAFFAPKLAQPNLTREITMGTEVIASRVELIANQAVEVNAAIAKAITE; from the coding sequence ATGGCAGAAGAATTTACACATTTTATTACCACGTTTGTACCAGAACATTATGCAATTGAACTGGATATTAACCGGGCGACGAAGACGTTTGGTGGGCATACCACGATTACCGGTGAAGCATTGCAAACAACTGTGCTGATTCACCAACGGGGTTTGAAAATCGGGAGTGTTTTGGTAAACGGACAGCCGGCAAAATATCACGTGGATAACACAATTGATGGGATAGTGATTGAAGTACCGACGACAGGTATTGTCACGTTCGATATAGATTACACGGCTACGTTGACAGATACGTTGATGGGAATTTATCCTTCATATTACGAGGTCGATGGTATTAAAAAGCAAGTTGTGCTTACGCAATTTGAATCAAGTGCTGCGCGTGAAGCATTCCCAAGTGTCGATGAACCTGAGGCAAAAGCAATTTTTGATATTGCCATCAAATTCGATGAACAACCGGGTGAAACAATTCTCGGCAACATGCCCGAAATAGACGTGATTGATGGTTATCACCGTTTCGCTACAACGGTGCGGATGTCGACTTATTTGATTGCGTTTGGCTTTGGGGAATTGCAAGGTAAGACTATAACAACGACATCTGGTGTGCAAGTCGGCGTATTTGCAACAAAAGCCCATGCACCAGCAGAGTTAGATTTTAGTTTAGACATTGCTAAGCGTTCAATTGAATTTTTTGAAGAATATTACCAAACCCCATATCCATTGCCACATTCATGGCAACTTGCTGTACCAGATTTTTCATTTGGTGCGATGGAAAACTGGGGCTTAGTAATTTATCGGGAATCAGCTTTATTACTAGATCCAGCGAATAGCTCGTTAGATACTAAGCACCGTGTTGCGACGGTGGTTGCGCACGAATTGGCACACCAATGGTTTGGTGATTTAGTGACAATGAAGTGGTGGGATGATTTGTGGTTGAACGAAAGCTTCGCCAACATGATGGAGTATGTCGCAATTGATAGTCTCCAACCAGATTGGAATATTTGGGAATCTTTCCAAATGGGTGAAGTACCAATGTCCCTTGCGCGTGATGCGACTGACGGTGTGCAATCAGTCCACGTGGAAGTTAAGCACCCCGATGAAGTGAACACGTTGTTTGATAGTGCGATTGTTTATGCCAAAGGTGCGCGGATGCTGGTGATGGCACGTGCGATGATTGGCGATGCCGCACTGCGGACTGGATTGAAGGCATATTTTGCCAAGCACAAATACGGTAACACGATTGGTGAGGATTTGTGGACGGAACTATCGGCTGCCTCGGGGCAAGATGTAAACGCTGTGATGCAGACGTACCTTGAGCAACCTGGTTATCCAGTGGTTGATGTTCAAGTTGAAGAGGGGCAATTAGTCCTTACACAACAGCAGTTCTTCATTGGTGCGCACAAGGATAGCAACCGACAATGGCAAATCCCCTTGAATGGTAACTATGTGGACGCTGCGGGTATTATGACGACCCAAAAATTAGTGGTTGGGGACTATGCAAAACTACGCAAAGCGGCCGGTGAACCATTCCGTTTGAATATTGGCAATAATTCACATTTTATCGTTAATTATGCTGACGACTTATTAGCTGATATTATTGAACATGCTGACGACCTTGATGACATTTCTAAATTACAACTTTTGGCCGATATGCGTTTACTTGCGGAAGGTCAACAAAGCTCATATGCCAAAATTGTGCCATTATTAAAGCGCTTTGCTGATAGTGAATCAATCTTAGTTCAGCAAGCAATTACGACAATTATTGGTAACTTAAAGAAGTTCGTGGAACCTGAATCAAGTGCTGAAAAACGATTACAAAAGCTAACTGGTGAACTTAGTGCAGGGCAAGTTACCCGACTTGGTTGGACAGCCAAAGCAGATGATACTAACGATGACACGCGGGTCCGGCCATTAGTATTAGGGGCCGCTTTGTATGCTGAAAATGAAGTTGCCGTGCAAAAATCCCACAACTTATTCGCCGCTAATCGTGAGAATTTGGTCAGCTTGCCAGCACATGCTCGGGCGTTGATTTTACGAAATGAAATTGTAAATTATGGTAGTTTTGAACTATTTGAACAGTTACTTGATATATACAAACATGCAACAGATCCGAGCTTTAAAACTGATTTAAGTATCGCGATTCCGTATATTAGTGATAACCAAGCAATCGAAAAAATTGTCGCGTTATTCCAAGATAATTCGGTCGTGAAACCACAAGATTTACCAACTTGGTATAATGCATTGTTGGGCAATGCCAAAGGCCAACAAGCGGCTTGGGACTGGGCACGTAAAGAGTGGGATTGGATTGATGAAAAACTTGGTGGCAGTATGAACTATACGGCTTTCGTTAAGTTACCAGCCAATGCTTTCCGCACTAAAGCTCGGTTGACAGAATTCAAGGCGTTCTTTGCGCCTAAACTCGCACAACCTAATTTAACGCGTGAAATTACAATGGGAACTGAAGTGATTGCTAGTCGCGTTGAATTGATTGCAAATCAAGCAGTTGAAGTTAACGCGGCGATTGCCAAAGCGATAACTGAGTAA
- a CDS encoding YdeI/OmpD-associated family protein → MDEFTGELKIIGVNPYLEVPVEILENIFTDAGTKSGPIPVKGRLGEREYLQTLVKYAGEWRFYVNTTMLKKSPEHVGEILTVTIGFDDVPRIVEMRPELQRALAENPAAKAVLDNLAPSKQKEIIRYIANLKTKASVERNVSKAIAFLLGNGRFVGRDKP, encoded by the coding sequence ATGGACGAGTTTACAGGTGAATTGAAAATTATCGGTGTAAATCCTTATTTGGAAGTGCCCGTCGAAATTTTGGAAAATATCTTTACTGATGCGGGAACTAAGAGTGGACCGATTCCAGTCAAAGGACGATTAGGAGAGCGTGAATATTTACAGACATTAGTGAAGTATGCTGGTGAGTGGCGCTTTTACGTGAATACCACCATGCTGAAAAAATCACCGGAACATGTCGGTGAAATACTCACTGTAACGATTGGTTTTGATGATGTGCCACGGATTGTGGAGATGCGACCAGAATTGCAACGTGCGCTCGCAGAAAATCCAGCGGCTAAGGCAGTTTTGGACAACTTAGCACCATCGAAGCAGAAAGAAATTATTCGGTATATTGCTAATTTGAAAACGAAAGCTAGTGTTGAGCGGAATGTGTCTAAAGCAATTGCATTTTTACTCGGCAACGGGCGGTTTGTTGGGCGTGATAAACCTTAG
- the rlmD gene encoding 23S rRNA (uracil(1939)-C(5))-methyltransferase RlmD, producing the protein MSKKYAPVKKNDQFEADIIDLTYQGMGVAKIEDFPVFVANAIPGEKVRVGVTKVASSYAFGRVVKLLQESPDRNNDIDNTVITTGIAPLANLKYPAQLKYKQTQIEQLLKKQHIDATVAETLGMENPVGYRNKAQVPVREIKGQLETGFYRRNSHNLVPIEDYFIQDPEIDKALVVIRDILRKYHLSAYDENEHRGVLRTVMVRRGYYSHEMMVVLVTRSKKLPMDTVVVDEIRKALPEVKSIVQNVNPDKTNVIMGETNNVLWGNKVIFDTLLGLKFAIGPNSFYQVNPQTTEKLYTLAAEKADLKGDEIVIDAYSGIGTISLTIAKHVKQVYGVEIVPGAVDDAKRNADMNGIKNTKFVLGKAEEQMVKWAAEGLKPDVIFVDPPRKGLTPELIEAATTMQPKKIVYVSCNPATLARDLDEFILAGYHIDGPVQPVDQFPQTTHIESITVLVKD; encoded by the coding sequence ATGAGCAAGAAATACGCACCAGTAAAAAAGAACGACCAGTTTGAAGCCGATATTATCGACTTAACTTACCAAGGTATGGGTGTGGCTAAGATTGAAGACTTCCCAGTTTTCGTAGCCAATGCTATTCCTGGTGAAAAAGTCCGCGTTGGGGTAACTAAGGTTGCTAGTTCATACGCGTTCGGTCGTGTGGTTAAGTTATTGCAAGAATCTCCAGATCGTAACAACGATATTGATAATACGGTTATCACTACTGGGATTGCACCACTTGCTAACTTGAAGTACCCAGCTCAATTGAAGTACAAGCAAACACAAATCGAACAATTATTGAAGAAGCAACACATTGATGCAACAGTTGCTGAAACGCTTGGTATGGAAAACCCAGTTGGTTACCGTAACAAGGCGCAAGTTCCTGTTCGCGAAATCAAGGGTCAACTTGAAACTGGTTTCTACCGTCGTAACTCACACAACTTAGTGCCAATTGAAGATTACTTCATTCAAGATCCAGAAATCGACAAGGCCTTGGTTGTTATTCGTGATATTTTACGTAAGTATCACTTGTCAGCTTATGATGAAAATGAACACCGTGGTGTATTGCGGACAGTCATGGTTCGTCGTGGATACTACTCACACGAAATGATGGTTGTGTTGGTTACACGTTCTAAGAAGTTGCCAATGGATACAGTTGTTGTTGATGAAATCCGTAAGGCGTTGCCAGAAGTTAAGTCAATTGTGCAAAACGTTAACCCAGATAAGACAAATGTCATCATGGGTGAAACTAACAATGTTCTCTGGGGTAACAAAGTTATCTTTGATACATTGCTTGGTTTGAAGTTTGCTATCGGACCTAACTCATTCTATCAAGTTAACCCACAAACAACGGAAAAGCTTTATACTTTGGCCGCTGAAAAGGCTGACTTGAAGGGTGACGAAATCGTTATTGATGCCTACTCTGGTATCGGTACTATTTCATTGACGATTGCTAAGCACGTTAAGCAAGTTTATGGGGTCGAAATTGTCCCTGGTGCCGTTGACGATGCGAAGCGTAATGCCGACATGAATGGTATCAAGAACACTAAATTCGTGCTTGGTAAGGCTGAAGAACAAATGGTTAAGTGGGCTGCAGAAGGCTTGAAACCGGATGTTATCTTCGTTGATCCTCCACGTAAGGGTTTGACACCTGAATTGATTGAAGCAGCTACAACGATGCAACCTAAGAAGATTGTGTACGTAAGTTGTAACCCAGCAACGTTAGCCCGTGACTTGGATGAATTCATCCTTGCCGGCTACCACATTGATGGTCCCGTTCAACCAGTTGACCAATTCCCACAAACAACGCACATTGAATCAATCACTGTGTTGGTTAAAGATTAA
- a CDS encoding diacylglycerol kinase — MKRARIIYNPTSGRELVKRQLVDILQVYEEAGYETSAYATTPEPNSARDEARRAALDGFDLVIAAGGDGTINEVLNGIAPLDKRPKLAIIPAGTTNDYARALRIPREDPLEAAEVILKHKTLRMDVGKANDTYFANIAAGGLLTELTYSVPSKLKTLYGYFAYLAKGAELIPRIRPVDMRIEYDDGFFEGKASMFFLALTNSVGGFEQIVPDAQLDDGKFTLLIIKAGGVADLLQIGAEILNGGKHVDDHRVIYKKTSKVSAMPLTNDQLMINLDGEYGGDAPMSFENLKQHIEVIANVDDIPDEALSSRDEKKLREYEAKFIEEADKLHDKK, encoded by the coding sequence ATGAAACGTGCTCGAATAATTTATAATCCAACATCTGGTCGCGAACTTGTTAAGCGTCAATTGGTTGACATTTTGCAAGTTTATGAAGAAGCAGGCTATGAAACGAGTGCGTATGCTACGACTCCAGAACCCAATTCAGCACGTGATGAAGCACGCCGGGCTGCGCTAGATGGCTTTGATTTAGTCATTGCAGCTGGTGGTGATGGCACGATTAATGAAGTGCTGAATGGGATTGCTCCACTTGATAAGCGCCCTAAACTGGCCATTATTCCTGCGGGAACAACCAATGACTACGCACGGGCTTTAAGAATTCCGCGGGAAGATCCATTGGAAGCTGCTGAAGTTATCTTGAAACACAAGACGCTGCGGATGGATGTTGGTAAGGCTAATGATACTTATTTTGCTAACATTGCCGCCGGTGGTCTGTTAACGGAATTAACTTATTCAGTACCTTCTAAGTTAAAAACTTTGTACGGCTACTTTGCGTACTTGGCAAAGGGTGCTGAATTGATTCCGCGGATTCGCCCCGTTGATATGCGTATCGAATACGATGATGGTTTCTTTGAAGGGAAAGCATCAATGTTCTTCTTGGCATTGACTAACTCGGTTGGTGGCTTTGAACAAATCGTCCCTGATGCACAACTTGATGACGGTAAGTTTACCTTGCTGATTATCAAGGCGGGTGGTGTGGCTGACTTACTCCAAATTGGTGCCGAAATCCTCAATGGTGGTAAGCACGTGGATGATCATCGCGTTATCTACAAGAAAACCAGCAAGGTGAGCGCTATGCCTTTAACAAATGATCAGCTAATGATTAATTTGGATGGGGAATATGGTGGTGATGCACCAATGAGCTTTGAAAATTTGAAGCAACATATTGAAGTTATCGCGAATGTCGATGATATTCCTGATGAAGCCTTATCTTCACGTGACGAGAAAAAATTACGTGAATACGAAGCCAAGTTCATCGAAGAAGCTGATAAGTTGCACGACAAGAAATAA
- the gatB gene encoding Asp-tRNA(Asn)/Glu-tRNA(Gln) amidotransferase subunit GatB → MNFETTIGLEVHVEMKTNSKAMSPSPVDYGAAANANTNVIDWGYPGVLPQANKGALEFGMRAALALHATVAKESHWDRKNYFYPDNPKAYQITEKEQPIGTNGYLDIEVDGKTKRIGIREMHVEEDAGKNTHNPNGYSYVDLNRQGTPLIEIVSEADIASPDEAYAYLEALRQTIQFTGISDVKMEEGSMRVDANLSVRPIGQTEYGVKTELKNLNSFNYVRKGLEYEAKRQVQVLMAGGEIQQETRRYDETTATTFLMRVKEEAEDYRYFPEPDLAPVAISDEWVAKVRAELPEDARVRRARYVDELGIEQYDAEVITQTLEMSDFFNETVAEGADAKRAANYLMGDVNAYMNDKKMELLDTKLTPANLAGMIKLIDDGTISTKQAKKVFKAIMEGEEPVAYVEANGLKQLSDPAILQPIIDAILDDNQQSIDDFKNGKDRAVGFLVGAIMKQTKGQANPNVVNELLMASLNAR, encoded by the coding sequence ATGAATTTTGAAACAACTATTGGACTTGAAGTCCACGTTGAAATGAAAACAAATTCTAAAGCCATGTCACCTTCACCAGTTGATTACGGTGCAGCAGCTAATGCTAATACCAATGTGATTGACTGGGGTTACCCAGGTGTTTTGCCACAAGCTAACAAAGGGGCCTTGGAATTTGGAATGCGCGCGGCTTTAGCGTTGCACGCTACGGTTGCTAAGGAATCACACTGGGATCGGAAGAACTATTTCTACCCAGATAATCCTAAGGCATACCAAATCACTGAAAAAGAACAACCAATCGGTACCAATGGTTACTTGGATATCGAAGTGGATGGTAAAACTAAGCGTATCGGAATTCGTGAAATGCACGTTGAAGAAGATGCTGGTAAAAATACCCACAATCCCAACGGTTATTCATATGTCGATTTGAACCGTCAAGGAACTCCTTTGATTGAAATCGTTTCAGAAGCTGATATTGCTTCGCCAGATGAAGCGTATGCTTACCTTGAAGCTTTACGCCAAACAATCCAATTTACTGGGATTTCTGACGTTAAGATGGAAGAAGGTTCAATGCGGGTTGATGCGAACTTATCCGTACGTCCAATTGGTCAAACTGAGTACGGTGTTAAAACCGAGTTGAAGAACTTGAACTCATTTAACTACGTGCGTAAGGGACTAGAATACGAAGCTAAGCGTCAAGTCCAAGTATTGATGGCTGGTGGTGAAATTCAACAAGAAACACGCCGTTATGATGAAACAACCGCCACAACATTCTTGATGCGGGTGAAGGAAGAAGCCGAAGATTACCGTTACTTCCCAGAACCAGATTTGGCTCCCGTGGCAATTTCTGATGAATGGGTTGCTAAAGTCCGCGCTGAATTACCTGAAGATGCTCGTGTACGTCGGGCCCGTTATGTCGATGAACTTGGTATCGAACAATATGATGCTGAAGTGATTACCCAAACGCTTGAAATGTCAGACTTCTTCAATGAAACTGTTGCAGAAGGTGCTGATGCTAAGCGTGCCGCTAATTACTTGATGGGTGACGTTAACGCGTACATGAACGACAAGAAAATGGAATTGCTTGATACTAAGTTAACTCCTGCAAACCTTGCCGGCATGATCAAGTTGATTGATGACGGTACAATTTCAACTAAGCAAGCCAAGAAGGTCTTCAAGGCCATCATGGAAGGTGAAGAACCAGTTGCCTACGTTGAAGCAAACGGTTTGAAACAATTGTCTGATCCAGCTATCTTGCAACCAATCATTGATGCTATCTTAGATGATAACCAACAATCAATCGATGACTTCAAGAATGGTAAAGACCGTGCTGTTGGTTTCTTGGTTGGTGCGATTATGAAGCAAACCAAGGGACAAGCTAACCCTAATGTTGTTAACGAACTTTTAATGGCTAGCCTTAACGCGCGTTAA
- the gatA gene encoding Asp-tRNA(Asn)/Glu-tRNA(Gln) amidotransferase subunit GatA: MNYFETDLTKLHEQLVNKEISAEELTKATLENIHATEPDVDAFISVNDEGALAQAKAVDAKGIDADNLFSGMPIAIKDNILTKNITTTAASKMLENFKPIFDATVMEKLNAKDIVMIGKTNMDEFAMGSTTETSYFKSTKNAWDHTKVPGGSSGGSAAAVASGEVIAALGSDTGGSIRQPASFNGIVGLKPTYGRVSRWGLIAFGSSLDQIGQFTRTVKDNAAVLSAIAGHDDRDQTSSAREVPDFTAGLTGDIKGMKIALPKEYLEEGVDEGVKTTILAAVEQFKALGATVEEVSLPHSKYGVAAYYIIGSSEASSNLQRFDGIRYGYRAQGAKNLDDLYIKSRSEGFGDEVKRRIMLGTFSLSAGTYDKFFKKAAQVRTLIIQDFENVFKDYDLIMGPTAPTVAFTLNDETKDPKAMYMNDVLTIPVNFAGLPGMSLNAGFSEGMPVGLQLIANKFDEATIYKAAYAFEQATELFKQVPGGQN; this comes from the coding sequence ATGAATTACTTTGAAACTGATTTAACTAAGTTACACGAACAATTAGTTAACAAGGAAATTAGCGCGGAAGAATTGACTAAGGCAACTTTGGAAAATATTCATGCGACTGAACCTGATGTTGATGCTTTCATTTCAGTTAATGATGAAGGCGCTTTGGCACAAGCCAAGGCCGTTGATGCCAAGGGAATCGATGCTGATAACTTATTCAGTGGGATGCCAATTGCTATCAAGGACAACATCTTGACTAAGAATATCACCACTACTGCTGCGTCTAAAATGCTTGAAAACTTCAAACCAATCTTTGATGCGACTGTTATGGAAAAATTGAACGCTAAAGACATCGTGATGATTGGTAAGACCAACATGGATGAATTTGCGATGGGTTCTACGACCGAAACTTCATACTTTAAGAGTACGAAGAATGCTTGGGACCACACAAAGGTTCCCGGTGGTTCATCGGGTGGTTCAGCTGCCGCGGTTGCTTCTGGTGAAGTAATTGCTGCTTTGGGTTCTGATACTGGTGGTTCAATTCGCCAACCAGCATCATTTAACGGGATTGTTGGTTTGAAGCCAACATATGGTCGTGTTTCACGTTGGGGATTGATTGCCTTTGGTTCTTCATTGGATCAAATCGGTCAATTTACCCGCACTGTTAAAGACAACGCCGCTGTGTTATCTGCAATTGCAGGGCATGACGACCGCGACCAAACCTCATCAGCACGTGAAGTACCTGATTTCACAGCCGGTTTGACGGGTGATATCAAGGGAATGAAGATTGCCTTGCCTAAGGAATACCTTGAAGAAGGTGTTGACGAAGGCGTTAAAACAACCATTCTTGCTGCTGTTGAACAATTTAAAGCTCTTGGTGCAACTGTTGAAGAAGTAAGTTTGCCACACTCAAAATACGGTGTTGCTGCGTACTACATCATTGGTTCATCGGAAGCTTCATCTAATCTCCAACGATTTGATGGAATCCGTTACGGTTACCGTGCACAAGGTGCCAAAAACCTAGATGACTTGTACATCAAGTCACGTTCTGAAGGCTTTGGTGATGAAGTTAAACGGCGGATTATGCTGGGAACGTTCTCATTGTCAGCTGGTACTTACGATAAGTTCTTCAAAAAAGCGGCCCAAGTCCGGACACTAATCATTCAAGATTTTGAAAATGTCTTTAAGGATTATGATTTAATTATGGGACCTACTGCGCCAACTGTAGCTTTCACGTTGAATGATGAAACTAAAGATCCAAAGGCAATGTACATGAACGATGTCTTGACAATTCCGGTTAACTTCGCCGGCTTACCAGGGATGTCATTGAACGCCGGTTTCTCTGAAGGGATGCCAGTTGGTTTGCAATTGATCGCAAACAAGTTCGATGAAGCAACGATTTACAAGGCTGCTTATGCCTTTGAACAAGCAACCGAATTGTTCAAGCAAGTTCCAGGAGGTCAAAACTAA